The Fischerella sp. PCC 9605 genome includes the window ACCATTAATCACTGCCTGACAACTGTTTGTGGGTTCTATGAATTTCAAGAACGTATAGAGGCTACTGCTGGAGTAGATGTTTATCGCTATCAATTACAGCCAGGGCGTAAATATAAACCTTTTTTGCACCACATTAGCAAAGGTAAAGAGGTTAAGACTCGACTATTAAAAATAAAAGAACCAAAGACATTCCCTGGATGCCTAACACCTGAGCAAGTTAACACATTGGTTGAAGCTTGTAATACATTACGCGACAAGTTTTTAATTAGGTTGCTATATGAAACAGGACTAAGAATAGGTGAAGCATTAGGGTTAAGACATGAAGACATGATTACTGGAAAAACTAATGAGATTCATGTAGTACCGAGATTAGATAATATTAACCATGTCAGAGCTAAGTCTGGTGTAGAGCGAACAGTTCACGTTAACAAAGAACTAATGCAATGGTACTCAGCTTATTTAATTGATGAGTACCCAGAAGACATTGATTGTGACTTTGTTTTTGTAGTTATTAAAGCTCCTGCCAAGGGTGAAGTTGGTACACCTTTGGCATACAAAACTGTTGACAGTTTGTTTAGAAGATTATCGAAGAAAACAGGCATTAAAGTAAATCCACATTTATTAAGGCATACTCATGCAACTGAACTAATTAGAGCAGGGTGGGATATGGCTCATGTTCAGAAACGCTTGGGACACACAGATATTCAAACAACCATTAATACCTATGTCCATCTTAAAGACGAAGATTTATTTACAGCTTATCAAAATTATTTAGCTAATAAAAACAGGGAGGATTAAATGGAGTATCAAATAAAACTTAATCATAAAAATGAACAACAGGACTGCTATAAAGTTATATGGACACAAGAGAGGTTTCAAGAGATAGAGACAAGTTTAACTGGATATTGGTCAAAAGATATTTGGGAAGGGGTTGAAAACCCTTTTAAAAATAAAGACAGGACTTCACTTATCTTAAATTTTTCTAATCATTTGTATATTATCAAAACTGAATTAAAGTTTGTTATATATACAAAAATGTCAACTCATGAATGGTCATGGACAACAGTTCATGTGAATAATGTTTTAAAAGATGTAATTGATTTTCTTGGGGACAGCAGGTTAATTGTTGAGGACAAATCAATTATAGAAATGTCTATTGATTATTTGGTTTCCAAGCTAACAGACCATTTTCAAGAGCAAAAAAAGCTATACTCTACGACATCCCGCACTTGTAATAAATATGGAGAACCACAATTTTATAAGAGCAAAGACCAAAGAGTTTATATGTTAACTCATATTTATAAGTTTTTGCAAGATTTCTATGATATTAGAGATGAATATGATAAAGATGCTTGGAATATTAACAAGCTCAGTCCAAAACATAATGGAAGAGAGCGCAATTTAGACTTTTCAGAGTTAAAAGGTTCTTGGCTTTTTAAACCCGTTCGCGCTTACATAAAATATCAATTAGCTATTCATAAGGGAGTCACTGTTTACAATAAGCTAAGATGTCTTCGGATTTTTGGTATTTTTTTAATAAAAAGATATCCAAAAACGACACCAGAGAATTTAGATAGAGAACTAATAGTAGACTATATTAACTATGTTAAACACTTTTTAAATAGTAGCTATATTCATCAGCACCACTGTTTGTCGTATCTCAAAGAATTTCTGGAATTGTGCCAACGACAACAATGGGTTAATCTTCCAAGACAGCAACTCATTTATTTTGATGACTTCCCTAAAAGCAAAAGAAAAATTAATCCCAACTATATTCCAGACGAAGTTGTTAGAGAAATCTACCAACACATAGATAAACTCTCTTATCCCATGTATGGTAGAATGTTTCTTCTTCAAATGCAGATTGGATGCCGTGTAATTGATTTGCGGCATTTAGAATACAATTGTTTAACTCAGGTTAAGGAAGGGCAATATATATTAAAGTATTGGAATTTTAAACAAAGTAAACAACATACTATTCCTGCTAATAGTGATGTTGTCAATTTAATTAGAACTCAACAGAAGCAAGTAAGTGCTGAGTTAGGAGAAGATTACCCTTATCTATTCCCTTCCAGAAGAGTCAAAACAAATAATCAAGTTAAACCCGTTAGCACTAAGGCTTACAGTGAAGCTATTAAAAGGTTAATTTGGAAAAACAACATAAGAGATAACAATGGAAAAAGATGGGTTTTTACATCTCATCAATGTAGGCATACAGTAGCTACTACTTTGATAAATGATGGAGTACCACAACATATTGTTCAAAAATTTCTTGGGCATGAATCTCCTACCATGACTAATGCTTATGCTCATATCTTTGATGACACATTAAGAAAAGAGATAGAAAAATACCACGAATCAAGAGTAATTAATTTTCAAGGAGAAACCGTTGAGTTAGAAGAAAGTATTTTATCTAGTAATGAAGATTTGGAATGGTTCAAGAGAAATGTTCAAGCCAGGGCATTAGAACATGGATATTGTGCTAGACCCAAGGTATTAGGTGATTGTGATATTCCTGGTTTT containing:
- a CDS encoding tyrosine-type recombinase/integrase; protein product: MKIQKGILPNSDHPVWMVLGDDYLPIEPIQKYLHYLDSVGRSPNTIQTYAHNLKLFWEFLRDSKLDWLEIDLEQLSNFIHWLRNPNSGVLSIEPQVSKRSEKTINHCLTTVCGFYEFQERIEATAGVDVYRYQLQPGRKYKPFLHHISKGKEVKTRLLKIKEPKTFPGCLTPEQVNTLVEACNTLRDKFLIRLLYETGLRIGEALGLRHEDMITGKTNEIHVVPRLDNINHVRAKSGVERTVHVNKELMQWYSAYLIDEYPEDIDCDFVFVVIKAPAKGEVGTPLAYKTVDSLFRRLSKKTGIKVNPHLLRHTHATELIRAGWDMAHVQKRLGHTDIQTTINTYVHLKDEDLFTAYQNYLANKNRED
- a CDS encoding tyrosine-type recombinase/integrase; its protein translation is MEYQIKLNHKNEQQDCYKVIWTQERFQEIETSLTGYWSKDIWEGVENPFKNKDRTSLILNFSNHLYIIKTELKFVIYTKMSTHEWSWTTVHVNNVLKDVIDFLGDSRLIVEDKSIIEMSIDYLVSKLTDHFQEQKKLYSTTSRTCNKYGEPQFYKSKDQRVYMLTHIYKFLQDFYDIRDEYDKDAWNINKLSPKHNGRERNLDFSELKGSWLFKPVRAYIKYQLAIHKGVTVYNKLRCLRIFGIFLIKRYPKTTPENLDRELIVDYINYVKHFLNSSYIHQHHCLSYLKEFLELCQRQQWVNLPRQQLIYFDDFPKSKRKINPNYIPDEVVREIYQHIDKLSYPMYGRMFLLQMQIGCRVIDLRHLEYNCLTQVKEGQYILKYWNFKQSKQHTIPANSDVVNLIRTQQKQVSAELGEDYPYLFPSRRVKTNNQVKPVSTKAYSEAIKRLIWKNNIRDNNGKRWVFTSHQCRHTVATTLINDGVPQHIVQKFLGHESPTMTNAYAHIFDDTLRKEIEKYHESRVINFQGETVELEESILSSNEDLEWFKRNVQARALEHGYCARPKVLGDCDIPGFDGCYNCPHWRTNKNFLAVLKDTLERTNNVLEKAQNCGWQLQIHKNTPIKENLEKVIKTLEVDND